A single window of Vibrio sp. SCSIO 43137 DNA harbors:
- a CDS encoding YajQ family cyclic di-GMP-binding protein: MPSFDIISEIDLVEVRNAVDNSNRELSTRFDFRGVDASFELKDEVVKMAAPDDFQLRQLMDILRGNLAKRGVDAAAIETKTAVHSGKSWYQDVLFKQGIETPVAKKVVKAIKDAKIKVQSSIQGDKVRVTGKKRDDLQAAIGLIKEAELGQPFQFDNFRD, translated from the coding sequence ATGCCCTCTTTTGATATTATTTCCGAAATAGATTTAGTCGAAGTCAGAAATGCTGTCGATAACTCTAACCGTGAACTTTCAACACGTTTTGACTTCCGCGGTGTTGACGCCAGCTTCGAACTTAAAGATGAAGTGGTTAAAATGGCCGCTCCTGATGATTTCCAGCTAAGACAGCTTATGGATATCCTGCGTGGTAACCTTGCTAAGCGTGGCGTCGATGCAGCTGCTATCGAAACCAAAACTGCGGTTCATTCCGGTAAAAGCTGGTATCAGGACGTTCTGTTTAAACAAGGTATCGAGACACCTGTTGCCAAGAAAGTGGTTAAAGCCATTAAAGATGCCAAGATTAAAGTACAGTCTTCAATTCAGGGAGACAAGGTACGTGTAACAGGCAAAAAACGTGACGATCTTCAGGCTGCTATCGGTCTGATTAAAGAAGCTGAACTGGGTCAGCCATTCCAGTTCGATAA
- a CDS encoding 3-deoxy-7-phosphoheptulonate synthase translates to MPLKTDELRTQPLGPMPTPAELSDQHPITDEVAERIANSRRQIERILNGQDNRLLVIVGPCSVHDTDAALEYANRLAHVQEKYQDELFIVMRTYFEKPRTVVGWKGLITDPNLDGSYALEAGLNKARKLLLDINKLGLATATEFLDMITGQYIADLITWGAIGARTTESQIHREMASALSCPVGFKNGTNGNVKTAIDAIRASHASHYFYSPDKNGRMTVYRTSGNPWGHIILRGGDTGPNFDAESIESACKRLAEFDLPQRLVVDFSHANCEKKHRKQLDVAKNICDQIRGGSKFIAGIMAESFIEEGNQPMHDLTALKYGQSITDPCIGWNDTLTMLDMLAEAIKTQNN, encoded by the coding sequence ATGCCTTTAAAAACTGATGAATTAAGAACTCAGCCTCTTGGCCCGATGCCAACACCGGCAGAGCTCAGTGATCAACACCCTATTACAGATGAAGTTGCAGAAAGAATTGCAAACTCCCGCCGACAAATTGAAAGAATTCTTAACGGACAAGATAACCGCCTGCTGGTCATTGTCGGTCCTTGTTCAGTTCACGATACGGACGCCGCGTTAGAATATGCCAACCGTCTGGCACACGTTCAGGAAAAGTATCAGGACGAGCTATTTATCGTCATGAGAACCTATTTTGAAAAACCGCGCACCGTTGTTGGCTGGAAAGGCTTGATTACCGATCCTAACCTTGATGGTTCTTATGCGCTGGAAGCGGGTCTTAATAAGGCGAGAAAACTTCTTCTTGATATCAATAAACTCGGGCTGGCAACGGCAACCGAGTTTCTCGATATGATTACCGGCCAGTACATTGCTGACCTGATCACCTGGGGTGCAATCGGTGCCCGTACAACAGAGTCACAGATTCACCGTGAAATGGCTTCCGCTCTTTCTTGCCCTGTCGGTTTTAAAAACGGTACTAACGGCAATGTTAAAACGGCTATTGACGCCATTCGCGCCAGCCATGCCAGCCACTATTTTTACTCGCCGGACAAAAATGGCCGCATGACGGTATATCGCACCAGCGGCAACCCATGGGGACATATTATCCTGCGTGGCGGCGATACTGGTCCTAACTTTGATGCAGAGTCTATTGAATCTGCCTGCAAGAGACTGGCAGAGTTTGATCTTCCACAACGTCTGGTTGTTGACTTCAGCCACGCCAACTGTGAGAAGAAACACCGTAAACAGTTAGACGTTGCCAAAAATATCTGTGATCAGATCCGTGGCGGCAGTAAGTTTATTGCAGGAATTATGGCTGAGAGCTTCATAGAAGAAGGTAACCAGCCAATGCATGATCTCACGGCACTTAAGTATGGTCAGTCAATTACTGATCCATGTATCGGCTGGAATGATACCCTTACTATGCTAGATATGTTGGCAGAAGCCATTAAAACACAAAACAATTAG